The following proteins are co-located in the Prionailurus viverrinus isolate Anna chromosome A1, UM_Priviv_1.0, whole genome shotgun sequence genome:
- the PDE4D gene encoding cAMP-specific 3',5'-cyclic phosphodiesterase 4D isoform X6 — protein MLNRELTHLSEMSRSGNQVSEYISNTFLDKQHEVEIPSPTQKEKEKKKRPMSQISGVKKLMHSSSLTNSSIPRFGVKTEQEDVLAKELEDVNKWGLHVFRIAELSGNRPLTVIMHTIFQERDLLKTFKIPVDTLITYLMTLEDHYHADVAYHNNIHAADVVQSTHVLLSTPALEAVFTDLEILAAIFASAIHDVDHPGVSNQFLINTNSELALMYNDSSVLENHHLAVGFKLLQEENCDIFQNLTKKQRQSLRKMVIDIVLATDMSKHMNLLADLKTMVETKKVTSSGVLLLDNYSDRIQVLQNMVHCADLSNPTKPLQLYRQWTDRIMEEFFRQGDRERERGMEISPMCDKHNASVEKSQVGFIDYIVHPLWETWADLVHPDAQDILDTLEDNREWYQSTIPQSPSPAPDDQEEGRQGQTEKFQFELTLEEDGESDTEKDSGSQVEEDTSCSDSKTLCTQDSESTEIPLDEQVEEETVGEEEDSQPEACVIEDHSPDT, from the exons ATGCTTAATCGGGAGCTCACCCATCTCTCTGAAATGAGTCGGTCTGGAAATCAAGTGTCAGAGTATATATCAAACACATTCTTAG ATAAGCAACATGAAGTGGAAATTCCTTCTCCAActcagaaggaaaaggagaaaaagaaaaggccaatGTCTCAGATCAGCGGGGTCAAGAAGTTGATGCACAGCTCCAGTTTGACAAATTCAAGCATCCCGAGATTTGGGGTTAAAACTGAACAAGAAGATGTCCTTGCCAAG GAACTAGAAGATGTAAACAAATGGGGCCTTCATGTTTTCAGAATAGCAGAGCTGTCCGGTAACCGGCCTTTGACTGTTATCATGCATACTATTTTTCAG GAACGggatttattaaaaacatttaaaattccaGTAGACACTTTGATTACATACCTTATGACCCTGGAAGACCATTACCATGCTGATGTGGCTTACCACAACAATATTCATGCTGCAGATGTGGTCCAGTCAACACATGTGCTGTTATCTACACCTGCTTTGGAG GCCGTGTTTACAGATTTGGAGATTCTTGCAGCAATTTTTGCCAGTGCAATACATGATGTAGATCATCCGGGTGTGTCAAATCAGTTTCTGATCAATACAA actCTGAACTTGCCTTGATGTACAATGATTCTTCTGTCTTGGAGAACCATCATCTGGCTGTGGGCTTTAAGTTGCTTCAGGAAGAAAACTGTGATATTTTCCAGAATCTGACCAAAAAGCAAAGACAATCATTAAGGAAGATGGTCATTGACATT GTACTTGCAACAGACATGTCAAAACACATGAATCTACTGGCTGATTTGAAAACTATGGTGGAAACTAAGAAAGTGACAAGTTCTGGAGTTCTTCTTCTTGATAATTATTCTGATAGGATTCAG GTCCTTCAGAATATGGTGCACTGTGCAGATCTGAGCAACCCAACAAAGCCTCTTCAGCTGTACCGCCAGTGGACTGACCGCATAATGGAGGAGTTCTTCCGCCAaggagaccgagagagagagcggggcaTGGAGATAAGTCCTATGTGTGACAAGCACAATGCATCTGTGGAAAAATCACAG gtGGGCTTCATAGACTATATTGTTCATCCTCTGTGGGAGACGTGGGCAGACCTCGTGCATCCTGACGCCCAGGACATTTTGGACACTTTGGAGGACAATCGTGAATGGTACCAGAGCACAATTCCTCAgagcccctccccagcacctgaTGACCAGGAGGAAGGCCGGCAGGGTCAAACGGAGAAGTTCCAGTTTGAACTAACTTTAGAGGAAGATGGCGAGTCAGACACCGAAAAGGACAGTGGAAGTCAAGTGGAAGAAGACACGAGCTGCAGTGACTCCAAGACTCTGTGTACTCAAGACTCAGAGTCGACTGAAATTCCCCTTGATGAACAGGTGGAAGAAGAGACGGTAGGGGAGGAAGAAGACAGCCAGCCCGAAGCCTGTGTAATAGAAGATCATTCTCCTGACACGTAA
- the PDE4D gene encoding cAMP-specific 3',5'-cyclic phosphodiesterase 4D isoform X5, with protein sequence MASNKFKRMLNRELTHLSEMSRSGNQVSEYISNTFLDKQHEVEIPSPTQKEKEKKKRPMSQISGVKKLMHSSSLTNSSIPRFGVKTEQEDVLAKELEDVNKWGLHVFRIAELSGNRPLTVIMHTIFQERDLLKTFKIPVDTLITYLMTLEDHYHADVAYHNNIHAADVVQSTHVLLSTPALEAVFTDLEILAAIFASAIHDVDHPGVSNQFLINTNSELALMYNDSSVLENHHLAVGFKLLQEENCDIFQNLTKKQRQSLRKMVIDIVLATDMSKHMNLLADLKTMVETKKVTSSGVLLLDNYSDRIQVLQNMVHCADLSNPTKPLQLYRQWTDRIMEEFFRQGDRERERGMEISPMCDKHNASVEKSQVGFIDYIVHPLWETWADLVHPDAQDILDTLEDNREWYQSTIPQSPSPAPDDQEEGRQGQTEKFQFELTLEEDGESDTEKDSGSQVEEDTSCSDSKTLCTQDSESTEIPLDEQVEEETVGEEEDSQPEACVIEDHSPDT encoded by the exons tttaaaaGGATGCTTAATCGGGAGCTCACCCATCTCTCTGAAATGAGTCGGTCTGGAAATCAAGTGTCAGAGTATATATCAAACACATTCTTAG ATAAGCAACATGAAGTGGAAATTCCTTCTCCAActcagaaggaaaaggagaaaaagaaaaggccaatGTCTCAGATCAGCGGGGTCAAGAAGTTGATGCACAGCTCCAGTTTGACAAATTCAAGCATCCCGAGATTTGGGGTTAAAACTGAACAAGAAGATGTCCTTGCCAAG GAACTAGAAGATGTAAACAAATGGGGCCTTCATGTTTTCAGAATAGCAGAGCTGTCCGGTAACCGGCCTTTGACTGTTATCATGCATACTATTTTTCAG GAACGggatttattaaaaacatttaaaattccaGTAGACACTTTGATTACATACCTTATGACCCTGGAAGACCATTACCATGCTGATGTGGCTTACCACAACAATATTCATGCTGCAGATGTGGTCCAGTCAACACATGTGCTGTTATCTACACCTGCTTTGGAG GCCGTGTTTACAGATTTGGAGATTCTTGCAGCAATTTTTGCCAGTGCAATACATGATGTAGATCATCCGGGTGTGTCAAATCAGTTTCTGATCAATACAA actCTGAACTTGCCTTGATGTACAATGATTCTTCTGTCTTGGAGAACCATCATCTGGCTGTGGGCTTTAAGTTGCTTCAGGAAGAAAACTGTGATATTTTCCAGAATCTGACCAAAAAGCAAAGACAATCATTAAGGAAGATGGTCATTGACATT GTACTTGCAACAGACATGTCAAAACACATGAATCTACTGGCTGATTTGAAAACTATGGTGGAAACTAAGAAAGTGACAAGTTCTGGAGTTCTTCTTCTTGATAATTATTCTGATAGGATTCAG GTCCTTCAGAATATGGTGCACTGTGCAGATCTGAGCAACCCAACAAAGCCTCTTCAGCTGTACCGCCAGTGGACTGACCGCATAATGGAGGAGTTCTTCCGCCAaggagaccgagagagagagcggggcaTGGAGATAAGTCCTATGTGTGACAAGCACAATGCATCTGTGGAAAAATCACAG gtGGGCTTCATAGACTATATTGTTCATCCTCTGTGGGAGACGTGGGCAGACCTCGTGCATCCTGACGCCCAGGACATTTTGGACACTTTGGAGGACAATCGTGAATGGTACCAGAGCACAATTCCTCAgagcccctccccagcacctgaTGACCAGGAGGAAGGCCGGCAGGGTCAAACGGAGAAGTTCCAGTTTGAACTAACTTTAGAGGAAGATGGCGAGTCAGACACCGAAAAGGACAGTGGAAGTCAAGTGGAAGAAGACACGAGCTGCAGTGACTCCAAGACTCTGTGTACTCAAGACTCAGAGTCGACTGAAATTCCCCTTGATGAACAGGTGGAAGAAGAGACGGTAGGGGAGGAAGAAGACAGCCAGCCCGAAGCCTGTGTAATAGAAGATCATTCTCCTGACACGTAA